The following DNA comes from Streptomyces sp. Ag109_O5-10.
CTCGCAGAACGCCTCCAGGTCGAGGCCGGGCTCGAAGCCGGTGTGGTGGTCGCGGTGGGTCGGGGCGTACAGCACGGCCGTCCTGCCGTCGGGGACGCCCAGCCTGCGGCGGGCCCGGACCACGTCGTGGCCGGAGGCCGTGTAGTAGACGTCGTTGCGCGGATAGCCGTACTCCAGGGTCTGGTAGGAGCCGGGGAAGGCGCGTTCCCAGGTCTGGGTGGAGTGGCGGTTGGAGGAGAGGTTGAAGTCCCAGCGGTCGACGCGGCCCAGCAGCTTGGTGAAGCTGCCGGTCCGCGCGGCGACCACCGGGTACGTCGACTGGTCGACGCCCATCTTCTTCAGCGGGGTGCCGTGCTGCGTCTGCACATGGACGCTGCCGGGCCGCTTGACGACCCCCTCGGCGAAGTTGGCGTTGTTGACAAGGTACTTGGCGCGGGCCAGCACCTCCCAGTACCGGTGGCTGCCGATCACCACGGACTCCACGTCGTCCGGCACGCTGTGTTCCTGGCCGGCCTCGACCAGGAACACCGAGTGGATGTGCGGGGCGAGTTCGCGGGCCACGGCGTGGATCGCGGCCGGGTTGCAGACGTAGCCGCGCCCCCAGTACGCGCAGTACACGGCGAGGTTCGGGTCCAGCGGGCGGCGCAGGTCGAGGGCGTACCGGAGCCGGGTGAGCGGCATGTGCGGGCGCGGCAGCCGTCCGGCGGCCCCGGCCGTGATCCGGTTGGCGCCGCGCAGCGCGCGGAACGCCGTGTACGCGCCCGCCGCGAGCAGCCGGTGCTGGACCCCCACGCTCCCGCCCGGCATCCGGAACCCCTCGGGGCGGTGGGCGCGGTGCAGCCGGGCCGCCCGCCGGAAGAACGCCCGGTGCCCGGACGGCATCCGCTCCGGCCGCGCGGCCGTCCGCAGCACCACCGCGAAGACCTGCTCGAACAGCGCCCGCGCCCGGTCGCCCGGCAGCGCGGCCGCCCGCTCGAGCACCAGCTCCGCCTGGTCGAGGAGTTCGTGCTGGTGCGGCCCCGGCAGGTTGAGCCGGCTGCCCTGCCGGCGCAGCCGGTGCCGTACGACCACCGAGCGCAGCACCGCGATCCGCTCGGCGGCGACGGTGGTCAGGCCGCCCCAGCCGAGGTCCGTGAAGTGCCCGTCCGGAAAGCTCAGCCGCCGCTCGGTCAGGAAGGACCGGCGGTAGACCGCGCTCCAGGCCGGCAGGGCCACGCCCGTCAGCCGCGGCGCCCGGTCCGGGGCGAACGCGCCGCTCGGGACGCCCGCCAGCAAGGGCGCCGCCGGGTTGCCCGGCTCGCCCTCCCACCAGGGGGCGCGCTCGTGCTCGGCGTACAGGACGTCCACGTCACCGGTCTCGGCGAGCCGGGCGTCCAGCAGCGCCAGCGCGCCCGGGACCAGGACGTCGTCGCCGTCGAGGAAGAGCAGGTACGAGCCGTGCGCCGCCCGCATCCCGGTGTTCCGGGCCCCGCTCAGCCCGGCGGACGGCGGTGAGTGCACCGGCGCCACCCGGGAGTCCCGTTCGGCGTAGGCGGCGGCGACCGAGGCGGCCGGGGCGTCGGGCGCGTCGCAGACCGGGATCAGCTCCAGGTCGCCGAAGGACTGGCCGAGGACCGAGTCCAGCGCCTGGGACAGCCGGCCGGCGACCCCGTGGGACGGGACGATGATGCTGAAGCGGGGCATGCTGCTCTTTCTCAGGTGTGCCTGCGGCCCGGCCTTCCCGTCGGCCGCCAGGTGGACGGCCGGGACGGAGTGGGCCGCGAGGTGCTGGGGGGCATGAGAGAACTCCCTGCAAGGCAAACGGCGATCAACGGCTCTCGGTGACGGGCAGATGGCCGGAAGGTTGCGGAACGGTGGCCAGCGGGGAGTGGGTGAGCCCCGAGGCCGCCGAGGGCACGGGGTGCCGGTCCGTCAGCGGGATGAACTCCGGCAGCCCGGCCGTCTCGCCCAGCACCACGTGCCGTACGACCCGCTCGGCGGCGCGTCCGTCGTCGTACCGGCAGAACCGCTCGCGGAAGGCGGCGCGCAGCTGGGCGGAGCGGGAGCCGCGCCAGTGGCCGCCGGCGAAGATGTCGATCAGCTCGTCCTCGGTGCGGGCGACCGCGCCCGGCGGGCTGGAGCGCAGGTCGAAGTAGGTGCCGCGGGCCGCGTCGTAGGCGTCCCAGTCCTCGGTGTGCACGACGATCGGCCGGTCCAGGTTGGCGTAGTCGAACATCAGGGAGGAGTAGTCGGTGACCAGCGCGTCCGCGGCCAGGCAGAGCGACTCCACGCTGGGGTGGTCGCTGACGTCGATCACCCGGCCCCCGGAGGCGAGCGGGCCGCCGTGCCAGTAGTGGGCGCGGGCCAGGATCACGAACCGCGGGCCGAGGCGGCGCACGATCCGGTCCAGGTCGAGGGCGGCCCGCTGGGTGCGCCGGTAGTCGCGGTGGGTGGGGGCGTACAGGAGGGCGACCGCGCCCTCGGGGACGCCGAGCGACTGCCGGATCCGGGTGACGTCGGCCGAGGTGGCCGACTGGAAGACGTCGTTGCGCGGGTAGCCGTACTCGAGGGTCCGGTATCCGCCGGGGTAGACGCGCTCCCAGGTCAGGGTGGTGTGGCGGTTGGCGGACAGGACGTAGTCCCACTTGTCGACGCCCCGCAGGAGCTCCTCGAAGTCCATGCCGGTGGCGGCCGCCGGGTGTTCCTGGAGGTCGAGGCCCATGTGCTTGAGCGGGGTGCCGTGCTGGGTCTGCACGAACACCTGGCCGGGGCGCTTCTTCAGCCGCCGGTCGAAGTTGACGTTGTTGACCAGGTACTTGGAGCGGGCCAGCGCCGTCCAGTAGGCGAAGGTGCCCGGCCGCAGCCGGCGCGGGCCCGGCGGGATCGTGTGGTGGTGTTCCGGGCGGGCGATCCAGGCCGTGCGGACGTGCGGTGCGTGGGTGCGGAACGCCGCCTCCAGCGCACCCGGGTTGCAGCCGTGCCCGCGGTTCCAGTAGGCGGCGAAGACCGCGCGGTCGGCGCGCAGCGGGAGCCGCAGCTGGATCCGGTAGTGCAGCTGGAGCAGGGCCGAGCGCAGACCGCGGACGGACTTCACGCCGGCCTTGACCGCGCGGCGGCGGGCGGACATCGCCCACTGCAGGGCGCCGTAGGTGCGGTGCAGGCCGTAGTGGACGAGGCCGTGGCGGAGCCGGGTGCGGAGCGGGACGTTCGAGCCGCCCGTCCGGTAACGCCGGTAGTGGGCGCGGGCCGTGCGCAGGAACTCGCCGCGGCTGCTCTTCGGCAGCCGGTTCGGGCTGGTGAACACCGTGGTGAAGTGGTCGACCATGCGGCGGAACAACACCGGCTGCCAGCTCGCCAGTTCCGGCCGCTCGGCGAGGAACGCGAAGACCCGGTCGTACTGTTCGAAGATGTCGAAGTGCTTGCGGCTGGTGGTGGAGAGGATGCTGCCCTGCCGTCGCTGCCGGTAGTGCACACAGACCCGGTCGAGGGTCGCGATCGACCCGGCGGTCAGCAGGGCCGGGTAGGTCCACGGCGTGTCCTCGTAGAAGCCGGGCGGGAAGCCGAGGCCGTTCTCCTCGACGAACTCCCGCCGGTAGGCCTTGTTCCAGGCCACCATGAGCACGCGGAGCAGACCGGGCCGGTCCTCGAGCCGGAAGGGCGCCGGACCCTCCTCGGCCAGCTGCGCCGCGAGCTTGTTGCGCTCCGCCCGGCCGGTCCAGAACGTCCGCGCGTAGTCGTACACGAGCAGGTCCGGATCGCCCGTCTCCTTGATCCGGTCGGCGATCGCCCGCAGCGCGTCCGACGTCAGCGTGTCGTCGCTGTCCAGGAAGAGGAGGTAGTCGCCGCGCGCCTGGGCCATCCCCGCGTTGCGGGCCCCGCCCAGGCCCTGGTTCTCCGGCAGGTGCAGGGCCTTCACCCGCGCGTCCCTGGCCGCGTACTCGTCGATGATCGTGCCGCAGGCGTCCGGCGAGCGGTCGTCCACGGCGATCAGTTCCAGATCGGGGTACGACTGCGAGAGCACCGAGTCCAGGCACTCGGGCAGATACGCCTGGACCTGGTACGCGGGGACAATGACACTGAACCTGGGCAAGGGGCATCCATGGGTCGGTCGGCGCGGGCGTTCTGCCCGGGAACGGCCAATGGAATGATTTGGTTACGGTTCGTTAGGTCATGTGGGTTACGTTCCGTGAACGGGCGGGGGCGGGCCGGTGGCCGGCCCGCCCCTGCTGACGACCGCTTGTGCGGTTATTTGACCGCGCCCGCCATCACTCCGGACACGAACTGCCGCTGGAACGCGAAGAACACGGCCAGCGGGATCACCATCGAGATGAAGGCACCGGGCGCGAGGACGTCGACGTTGTTGCCGAACTGGCGTACCTGGGTCTGCAGCGCGACCGTGATCGGCTGGGTGCCCGACTTGGTGAACACCAGCGCGACCAGCATGTCGTTCCACACCCACAGGAACTGGAAGATGCCGAGGCTCGCGATCGCCGGCCCGCCGAGCGGCATCACCACCCGCGCGAACAGCCGCAGTTCACCGGCTCCGTCGAGACGGGCCGCCTCCAGCAGCTCGCGCGGGATCTCCGCGAAGAAGTTCCGCAGCAGGAACACCGCGAACGGCAGCCCGAAGCCGACGTGGAAGAGGATCACCCCGAAGATCGTCCCGAACAGGCCGATCTTCCCGAAGAGTTCGGCGATCGGGATCAGCGCCACCTGGACGGGTACCACCAGGAGACTGACCACGACCAGGAACCACCAGTCCCGGCCAGGGAACTCCATCCACGCGAACGCGTAACCGGCCAGCGCCCCGATGACCACGACCAGGACCGTCGCCGGGACGGTGATCAGGACCGTGTTCCACAGGGAGTGGGTGATGTCACCGTTCTCCAGGAGCTTCTGGTAGCTGTCGAACGTCAGCTGGGAGGGCTTGGCGAAGACGTGCCACCAGCCGCTCGCGCTCATGTCGTCCGGCGACCGGAGCGAGGAGGCGAGCAGCCCGATCGTCGGCACCAGCCAGAACAGGGCGACGACGATCAGGAGGACGCGCACCAGACCGCCGTTGATCTTGTTCAGCAGCCAGCTCATCGCCGCTCCTCCCGCCGCAGCCTGCGCACGTTGAACCACATCACCGGGATGACGAGCAGCAGCAGGAACACCGCGATGGCGCTCGCGATGCCCGGCTGGCCCTCCGAGAAGCCCTTGCGGTACAGCTCCAGGGCGAGCACGTTCGCGTCGTCCTGCGAGGAGCCCGGCGCGATGATGTACACGAGGTCGAAGACCTTCAGGACGTTGATCATCAGGGTGACGGTGACCACCGCGAGGACCGGTGCGAGCAGCGGGATGGTGACCTTGCGGAACACCTGCCACTCGGTCGCTCCGTCGACCCGCGCCGCCTCCAGCAGCTCCCGGGGCAGCCCGGCCAGGCCGGCCGCGATCAGCACCATCGCGAAGCCGGCCCACATCCACACGTACGACCCGATGATGGCCGGGGTGACGAGGGACGGGCCGAGCCAGTCGACGCCGTTGTAGGGCTGTTTGAAGTTGCTCGCGGGCAGCCGGAGCTGTGCCCCGTCGGCGGCGGCGGGCAGCGTGAAGGTGCCGTCGGCCGCCGCCTTCGTCGATGCCACCACCTTGCCGCCCTTGACCGCCTCGATCCGCATCCCGTCGTAGCCGAGCTCGGACGGGTCGGGGGCGCCGAGGGTACCGACGCCCTTGCCGCGGGTGAAGTCCTGCCAGGTGGTGCCGGTGATCTTCCCCGGGTCGGCCTTCGCCGCCACCGCCTTCTTGGCGCCGTCGGGCATCTGGTCGGGGGCGACGCCGACGAGCGGGAGGGTGACGGTCTGCCCGGTGTGGACGGTCGCCGCCGTGATGAAGCCGCCCTGGTCCGGTTTGAGGGGCGACTCGCGGCCCGGGTGGGCGTTCGGGAACGCGGAGGACTGGGCGAAGGTGTCGTGGATGCCGACCCAGACCGCGTTGGCGACGCCCTTGCCCGGGTCCTGGTCGTAGACGAGGCGGAAGATGATCCCGGCGGCCAGCATCGAGATCGCCATCGGCATGAAGACGACCAGCTTGAACGCCGTCCCCCAGCGGACCCGTTCGGTCAGCACCGCGAAGATCAGGCCGAGGGCCGTGGAGACGGTCGGCGCGAACACCACCCAGATCACGTTGTTCTTCAGGGCGGTGCGGATGCCGTCGTCCGTGAAGATCGCCTTGTAGTTGTCGAAGCCGGCGAGCCCGTCGCCGTTCGCGTTGTAGAAGCTGCGGATCAGCGAGTACCCGATCGGGTAGACCACGAGCGCGCCGAGCAGCACCAGGGCGGGGAGGAGGAAGAGAACCGCCACGCTCCTGCGGGTGCCGGTCACGCTTCTGCGGCGGCCCGGTGGAGCGGGGGCCGTGGTCGAGGGTGCGGCCATCGCCGGGTCAGCTTCCGCTGCCGTAGGCGGCCGCCGCGTCCTTCTCCAGTTTCGCCTGGGTGCCCGCGACGTCCGTCGGGTTCTGCAGGAAGTCCTGGAGGTCCTTCCACTCGCCCTTGCCCGGGGTGCCGCCGAACGCCTGCGGGGCCTGGTCGGACATGTCGAAGCGGAAGTCGTCACCGGACGCGATCAGCGACTTGGCGATCGTGCGCTGCACCTCGTTCGGGTAAGCCGAGTTCGGCACGCTCTTGTTCGGCGAGAGGTAGCCGCCGAGCTTCGCCTGGATCGTCGCCGCGTCCGGGGAGGCCAGGAACTTCGCCAGCGCCTGGGCGCCCTTCGAGTCCTTGAAGATCACCGCCGCGTCACCGCCGGAGACCACGGGGGCCGTTGAGCCGACCGACGGGAACGGGAACACCTTGGCGTCCGTGCCCACCTTCGCCTTGGTCTCGCCGATGTTGACCTGCACGAAGTCGCCCTCGTACACCATGGCCGCCTTCGGCTGGTCGCCGCCGGTGAAGGTCTGGGTGACCGAGGCCGGGAACTCGGTCTGCAGCGCGCCGGACGCGTTCCCCGCGACGTACCCCTTCTTCCCCCAGACCTGGGCCAGGGTGGTCAGCGCCTGCTTCACCGACGGGTCGGTCCACTTGATCTTG
Coding sequences within:
- a CDS encoding bifunctional glycosyltransferase family 2 protein/CDP-glycerol:glycerophosphate glycerophosphotransferase, which encodes MPRFSIIVPSHGVAGRLSQALDSVLGQSFGDLELIPVCDAPDAPAASVAAAYAERDSRVAPVHSPPSAGLSGARNTGMRAAHGSYLLFLDGDDVLVPGALALLDARLAETGDVDVLYAEHERAPWWEGEPGNPAAPLLAGVPSGAFAPDRAPRLTGVALPAWSAVYRRSFLTERRLSFPDGHFTDLGWGGLTTVAAERIAVLRSVVVRHRLRRQGSRLNLPGPHQHELLDQAELVLERAAALPGDRARALFEQVFAVVLRTAARPERMPSGHRAFFRRAARLHRAHRPEGFRMPGGSVGVQHRLLAAGAYTAFRALRGANRITAGAAGRLPRPHMPLTRLRYALDLRRPLDPNLAVYCAYWGRGYVCNPAAIHAVARELAPHIHSVFLVEAGQEHSVPDDVESVVIGSHRYWEVLARAKYLVNNANFAEGVVKRPGSVHVQTQHGTPLKKMGVDQSTYPVVAARTGSFTKLLGRVDRWDFNLSSNRHSTQTWERAFPGSYQTLEYGYPRNDVYYTASGHDVVRARRRLGVPDGRTAVLYAPTHRDHHTGFEPGLDLEAFCEAAGEDVVVLLRAHYFYDRGRAAGTGRVIDVTAHRSAEDVCLAADALITDYSSIMFDYANLDRPIVVYADDWDVYRQTRGVCFDLMAEPPGPVAHTPEELARIFREGSYRGPESRQLRAEFRARYCQFDDGLAAERVVRRVFLGWPPEEIPKVIPLAERLPAPAATLVRS
- a CDS encoding carbohydrate ABC transporter permease — its product is MAAPSTTAPAPPGRRRSVTGTRRSVAVLFLLPALVLLGALVVYPIGYSLIRSFYNANGDGLAGFDNYKAIFTDDGIRTALKNNVIWVVFAPTVSTALGLIFAVLTERVRWGTAFKLVVFMPMAISMLAAGIIFRLVYDQDPGKGVANAVWVGIHDTFAQSSAFPNAHPGRESPLKPDQGGFITAATVHTGQTVTLPLVGVAPDQMPDGAKKAVAAKADPGKITGTTWQDFTRGKGVGTLGAPDPSELGYDGMRIEAVKGGKVVASTKAAADGTFTLPAAADGAQLRLPASNFKQPYNGVDWLGPSLVTPAIIGSYVWMWAGFAMVLIAAGLAGLPRELLEAARVDGATEWQVFRKVTIPLLAPVLAVVTVTLMINVLKVFDLVYIIAPGSSQDDANVLALELYRKGFSEGQPGIASAIAVFLLLLVIPVMWFNVRRLRREERR
- a CDS encoding carbohydrate ABC transporter permease, yielding MSWLLNKINGGLVRVLLIVVALFWLVPTIGLLASSLRSPDDMSASGWWHVFAKPSQLTFDSYQKLLENGDITHSLWNTVLITVPATVLVVVIGALAGYAFAWMEFPGRDWWFLVVVSLLVVPVQVALIPIAELFGKIGLFGTIFGVILFHVGFGLPFAVFLLRNFFAEIPRELLEAARLDGAGELRLFARVVMPLGGPAIASLGIFQFLWVWNDMLVALVFTKSGTQPITVALQTQVRQFGNNVDVLAPGAFISMVIPLAVFFAFQRQFVSGVMAGAVK
- a CDS encoding bifunctional glycosyltransferase family 2 protein/CDP-glycerol:glycerophosphate glycerophosphotransferase — protein: MPRFSVIVPAYQVQAYLPECLDSVLSQSYPDLELIAVDDRSPDACGTIIDEYAARDARVKALHLPENQGLGGARNAGMAQARGDYLLFLDSDDTLTSDALRAIADRIKETGDPDLLVYDYARTFWTGRAERNKLAAQLAEEGPAPFRLEDRPGLLRVLMVAWNKAYRREFVEENGLGFPPGFYEDTPWTYPALLTAGSIATLDRVCVHYRQRRQGSILSTTSRKHFDIFEQYDRVFAFLAERPELASWQPVLFRRMVDHFTTVFTSPNRLPKSSRGEFLRTARAHYRRYRTGGSNVPLRTRLRHGLVHYGLHRTYGALQWAMSARRRAVKAGVKSVRGLRSALLQLHYRIQLRLPLRADRAVFAAYWNRGHGCNPGALEAAFRTHAPHVRTAWIARPEHHHTIPPGPRRLRPGTFAYWTALARSKYLVNNVNFDRRLKKRPGQVFVQTQHGTPLKHMGLDLQEHPAAATGMDFEELLRGVDKWDYVLSANRHTTLTWERVYPGGYRTLEYGYPRNDVFQSATSADVTRIRQSLGVPEGAVALLYAPTHRDYRRTQRAALDLDRIVRRLGPRFVILARAHYWHGGPLASGGRVIDVSDHPSVESLCLAADALVTDYSSLMFDYANLDRPIVVHTEDWDAYDAARGTYFDLRSSPPGAVARTEDELIDIFAGGHWRGSRSAQLRAAFRERFCRYDDGRAAERVVRHVVLGETAGLPEFIPLTDRHPVPSAASGLTHSPLATVPQPSGHLPVTESR